attttcctctgaactgTACTTGAGTGTGTACATATTTGAGtgaatgtacttagttactttccactactgtaatatttaataataaaccGGTAGATAAATGAATAAGAGCTGCTCTGAGCTTCATCCTCCCACAGGTGGAGGATTTATTAGCTGTTGTTTCAGCccagtgttcctaataaactggacaCTGAGTGTATTTGATAATATTGTCAGTTTGTAAAAATCTGTAGTATTTAGTGAAAATGTTAGATGGTTTAATGAAACTGAGAGTTTGGTTGATAACTGATGAGAGACATTcagtaaacatgtaaatattttgttgtattcTCCTTATAAACATTTAACCCTTCACATGCCACCGTGCTTCATGTCTGACGTGGTCgtgttgcatttatttaatgtctttattacttgtttgtttgcagctCGGCGCTCTGCATGAAGtgctggagaagctgcagaccAAGAGGATTAATCCCTGGGAGAAGAAATATGGACAGGTCCCCTCTGTGAGTCACTGTGGATAAAACAAAAGATTAAAGTGAAATCTTTCACCATCAGTTAAACAAGAAATCAAAGTGgattaaactgattttatgacacatttgcagagaaaaatgaaatagcaTTAAAACTCTCTGTAGCCTGCTGATGAACCCATCACAGGTTTGTTAATTTTATAGAtatttgaaatcattttgtgtcatttatcTAAAACAAATATGTTAAACAGTCGTGTCTGAAATTCAGTGTTCTGTCATTGAGCTGTTACATCTTTATTAAAGACAGTCTGTGATgaagaagtaaaataaacataaacactcTGGTTCAGTTAGTTCACTCccacacagcagctctcagatcagtttttgttgacGTCGTCAGAAATGTGTAAatcagaggtggtggtggtatCACTGATGCCAGAGCTGATGAAAATATTAAAGAGCAGGACGGATGATTTTCGTTTTTTCTTTGCATCTGATGAAAACTAAACTTTGTGGAAAAAGACGCAGTGGAaaattttacagcagcagcGTCTCCACGTTTCATTTTGTCAacttacataaataaataaataatgaaacaatattACTGCACCTCATTTTGTCCCAGTGAACATTTAACACTGATGTATAATTAACTTCAACAGAGAATATTCTGATTATTCTTTAAAAGTGCAGGGTCTTAGTTTGCTTTAGTAAATCTACTTCAATTAAATATGTCTGCATCtaatcaaagaaacaaaattaaaaatctaaataaaagatgaatgtttgtttttctgccttgtGAGCAGGTGATCTCAGAATTAAGCATTAAACTGCagaggtgtacctaataaactgaacAGACACTATAGGAGTCTTTAATATTTATAAGTTCAGGAGCTCTGCTGTGACGTCTCTGTGACACAAGGTGGCGCTGTTTTGGTCACAAACCAACAAAGTTCAGAGACTGGACTTCAATTTTGTGTTTTAGAGTTTAGTTCAGAGTAAATACTTCTCTGCAGATGTAATCGATTACAAGTCAAACCTCCACTAAATCTACAGAACATTAAATCcgcactttgtttttctcatgtaCTCACCAAACTCAGCGACTCGTCGTCTCAGGACGGTAACGATGAGCTTCAGGGACGATGTCCAGACGAGTTAAACATTTAGAAACGTGTgactgtgtgtaactgtgtgtaactgtgtgtaactgtgtgtaactgtgtgtaactgtgtgtaactgtaactgtgtttgCTGTCGTTCTCAGTGTGACCTGGGGGAGCACTGCGCCGTCAGAAAAGGATCTCGGATCGGGAAGATGTGCGACTGCCCCCGAGGAGCTTTCTGTAACTTCTTCCTGCTGAAGTGCTTATGAGCCAATCagatttcaaagaaaaaacacagcaagagtatattttaaaatgtatattttccaACTATGTATATGAAAGTCTAACCGATGTAAAGTAGCCTTTAGTGTGGAGTAAATCCTTCACGTGAAGACGTGTGTTTGTCCACCTGTGTGTTGTATTAAAGGTGTTTATCTTGCTTTTTCCAACGactcctctttgtttttgctttttgaagTTGTGGCTGAAATGAACAAGTCGTCCTGAGATTTCTGAGTTTTACTCTCAGTTTGGATTTTGTTTAAAACACGAGGTTAAAAGCTACATTTACAGCTGCATCTCTACAGCGTCTTACACTTTACTGTGTTGTACTGTGGGGACTTTAACCTCCTGCAGACTGAGCAGATCGGTGTTGtagctccacctgctggactAAATCTGAACTTCACCACCACCTTTTTAATTTGACCACTCCACATTAACTGGTTTAGGGTGGATCTTAATGTGGAGAACCACAGTGGAGTGGACGGGGGGAGGGACATAGGGACTAGTCTGAGCTTGTTTTCACGTAAAAGCAGTTTCCAGGTGGTTTTAGTAGAAACGTCTGTCCACAGTAAAAACACCTGAACAATACAGAAACCTGTGGACACAGAGAAACCAGGCTGCACGTTTCTGACACAGTCTCAGGCTTTAACTAGCTGAACATGAATCTACTACTTTGTGGCTGAAGATAGAAATTTAAAATCTTTAcatgtaaaaattaaattatattcTTCTCTAATTGGTGACcaaacactttattttctcAAGGTGTTTGTTCCTGTGGCCAAAGTCAGTGatgacacaaagacagaaaaccacTGATTATTTCAGTTTAGGACCTTAAACATTAATTTTAATCAAACCTGACATTATCACCTGAGTTCAATAAAGACCCAGATCCAGACGACCCTCACCCCCAGTCTGTGTTTCAGAGCCAATAACTGACCGAACCGTTCATTCTTCTCTTGTTTATTCAGACATGATTCTCCTCGTCTTTCTCTAAAATCTACATTTATAAAGAAACAGAAGATAATTTAACACCGGTGAAAGTTTAGAGGGTGAAAACATCTAAACACCGAGACGTCCACAAATCACCAGTCCTGCACAGCAGAGTGTTTTTGTCCCAGAGGGGGTTTTATTAGGAAGATACTTTACAGACGTCTAGACTCCTCGGGGCTGCTTGAAGTTCATGCCGACGGTGGGCTGGGTGACCTGCAGGTTGGACAGACTGCCGAAGTCCTGGAGGGACAGAAGAGAAACTGGTCTGAGATCAGGTCTTAAACCGAgagaattaaacaaacatggagatAAAGTGTCTGAGAGCGCCAGGGTCTGACAGGAACCGATCGTCCTTCAGACACGGGAAAGGCTCGCAGGTTCATCTTCCTGTACTATCAATGACCTGGCGACGAGGACGCCATGATCACTTTCGAtacaggagagcagaggaaaacacGACCGACTGACAGACACctttaaacacagcagagacgTCCTGAGCAGGGCGtaaggaaaacaggaaaatgaagaaaagattCAGCTCCATCCTCCTGTTAAACTTTCATCAATAAGTCAAGATGATAAAGTTTCTTTCCTTCAGATTCAGCATCAGCTGCTCTCTATTAGGGATGTAACGCTATCATCAGTATCCGACACAAGTGTCTTTGTGACAAACGGCAGGTCACCAAATGAACACgactgactttttaaaatatcacaacaaACATTCTTCTGGATGTTTTATCGTATCGTGAGGTTTTGATATGGTTCAAAGGTACATCCTCAGTGACGAGTTTAAAACCCAAACCTCAGCTCAGGAGTTTCAGAACTTTTCTGCAGTAGATTTAATCAAAGTTAAGGCAGTTTCTTCCTCTGATCACTGGAGTCTAACATCAACAGTCTGAAGCCAAACTGAACTGGTCTCATTTTTACACGTTTGGACTTTTACATCTCACTGACTCTGCAGGATAAAGACGAACATGTTCTCAGGATGAATGAACCATTGAAACTGTGGAAAAAACCAGTTCTGGTTTGATGAGTGAATCTGAAGCTCTGGATCTTTCCCAGGAAAATAACTGAAATCCAGACCAATTAAATCCTCTCACGCTTTGactcaaacatgaacacacacaaagctaaaGACACCGCTCCTGTTAGAGAATTACtgacataataaaaacacattgtgCTGATTGAGTTCCTCTAAAGGTCGTGACCTTTTAAACGTCGTCTTACAGACCGGCGTCTTAAACATCTTGTTTGACGTGTTCTTCACTCTTTAACCTCAAAAAGAAGTTTATTAAAAAACATCTCTTCTCTTCAGGATAAAGTCGAACACTCGGCCTAAAGTGATTTCTAAGTTTCTGGCTCGTCCACGCTGTGAAATCAACTCCTGCTCAGACAATAGAGTTCTGGACCTGGTCTGGGTCGGACCTGGATTTCACTGATCtgtcctgctgtgtgttttcagataCACTTCAGTCCTGTTAACAGAGACACTCACCAGCAGCTTCAGCATCTCCTTGGTGTCGGGATCAACTTCAATCAGCTCCTGGTCCAGAGCAGACACctgcacaggtaaacacacagagagaggacgtTAAACATCTCACACACTCTTATCACAAAACACAGATTCACTTTCTATCAAAGTGTATTCTGACATCATCTAATTAAACAACGAGCTGTCGTCTTCTCCAGCAGTTTGTATCCGACGTCTGTTTCATCACTGAAATAAGAAACTGTTTACAGGTGTGctggtgtaaacaggaagcagattGTTTACTCTGCAGTTGGTCACTTAGTTGCCAAAAAAACACGACAAACGAGGAGCAGCAACAGCGAAACGTTAGAGCGACGACAAGATGAACAGTTGCACGAGTATAAAAAGAATCAAGGAAGGATACGTCACGACTGATGAAagccaatcaggaagtgaatgtgagtgtgtgtgtcatcgTTTCTAAAAGTCTAAAGACTAAAACAGGACGAGCAGCGTTTCCAAAAGTCTTTGTTTAAGGAGTTTGAAAACTCTGGAGCAGCGTGGACGCCAGGTGTAAAATAACTGATGAGTTTTAGAACGTGAACTTTAGTAAAACATTCGTCTTCATACAGTGTTTCACAGTTTTGAAAAtcttgtttcctcctctgctgcatcaTGTATTTGTGGTTTgtcactgataaaaacagaaagtgaaatgAAGCTGCTGAACGTCCTGAAGGAGAGAAGGTCTCCTGCACCTGCTCCACTTTGTCACAGCAGAATcagaccaacaccagcagcagcagagctgtggATCAACGCGTTCGTCTGACGCTTTCAGGGACATGTTACCAGAAGGAGCTGGAAATGACTTCATACTGAATCAGGACAGAAACAACTGTTCCTGCTGTTGTGATGAAAATGTAACGTGATGTACGATGATGTCTGAGAGCGCCAGGGTCTGACAGGAACTGATCGTCCTTCAGACACGGGAAAGGCTCGCAGGTTCATCTTCCTGTACTATCAATGACCTGGCGACGAGGACGCCATGATCACTTTCGATACAGGAGACGCTGACGGCGGGAAACAGATCAAACATGCCGAGtaaaaacagtcacacacaccacacacactgctcagaTTTAACCTGACTCCTCAGtttatcaacacaaacagagacagcagctcTCAGATCAGCTGAA
Above is a window of Lates calcarifer isolate ASB-BC8 linkage group LG10, TLL_Latcal_v3, whole genome shotgun sequence DNA encoding:
- the cart2 gene encoding cocaine- and amphetamine-regulated transcript 2, translated to MWARAVLCAALLSALCPAGRTEAERDEREVQDYRYNSNRLLGALHEVLEKLQTKRINPWEKKYGQVPSCDLGEHCAVRKGSRIGKMCDCPRGAFCNFFLLKCL